Within the Sulfurimonas aquatica genome, the region TCTCTTTATCTGTTCCACGGATTCTATGATAGAGTACCCTACCCGTTTTACCGTAGGCATAAAGAATATTAGGATACTCTCTTAACTCTCCTAATGTTTTAATCTTATGGGTATCTAATTTTTTAGAAATTGCACGACCCACTCCTGGAAAATCATTAACATCATATCCTCGTGTCATCTCATCAACCTCCCCTCTCTCAAGCACAAATGCTCCATATGGTTTTATCTTATCTGTCATCAGTTTAGCTATCCATTTTGATTCACTTGCCGCAATAGTAATAGGAAGATCAAACTCTTTTAATATCTCATCTCTAAGTTCTGTTATAAACTCAAGAGTGTCCTCATCTTTAACCAAACCATTCAAGTCTCCAAACCACTCATCTATACTGTACTGCTCTATTATTGGAATTTTGAGTTCAAGAAATCTTTTTAGCTTCACTGAGAGCTCTTGATAGAAGAGATGATCACTAGGAATGACTATTAGATTAGGACACATTCTAAGTGCATCTCTTAGAAGAGTGTTTGATAAAGACATTGCAGAAGTGTTGGGACTATCTAAAGAGTCACTTAGTATTGCAAAGAAGAAAAACTCTATCCCTTATGAGCAGATATCTAAGTTTTGTGCAAAACGGAAGATATCTA harbors:
- a CDS encoding DNA polymerase Y family protein; its protein translation is MCPNLIVIPSDHLFYQELSVKLKRFLELKIPIIEQYSIDEWFGDLNGLVKDEDTLEFITELRDEILKEFDLPITIAASESKWIAKLMTDKIKPYGAFVLERGEVDEMTRGYDVNDFPGVGRAISKKLDTHKIKTLGELREYPNILYAYGKTGRVLYHRIRGTDKERVIPYSQRRGIGISRNFKAILDRGEIYRRVVILARYLSYTITKLSLNPTTFYFKIRYEYGAKASQSITINRLFNENFLIALAKNMIHKLDNHINYKIHYIAISSSNFADSDNRKTFSILEYERDLKFAALNQKLIKIRDKYGVDAIRYGSEGGGYLINQQVKKIS